In a genomic window of Streptomyces katrae:
- the hemG gene encoding protoporphyrinogen oxidase, with protein sequence MHEADTRTNGAGRPGPPRHVVVIGGGIAGLAAAHRLLADGLRVTLLEAGRRLGGKLYAGELAGAPVDLGAESVLARRPEALDLARAVGLGDDLQPPATATARLWTRGALRDMPRGHVMGVPGDPAALAASGVLSAEGLARIAADTTLPPTEVGEDVAVGEYVAARMGREVVDRLVEPLLGGVYAGDAYRISMRAAVPALFDAARAHPTLTGAVRALQEGAAARAAAERTTVTGAAASGAFFAGISGGIGRLPLAVAEACRAAGARILTGTPARGIARTPQGWRITTDGEALEADGVVLATPAAPAARLLDALAPAAAAGLREVEYASMALVTLAFRRCDLPPAIADGTASGFLVPPVDGRTIKASTFSSNKWAWAGADPGLFLLRTSVGRHGDEGDLKREDSELVDVSLADLGEAVGLAARPVASTVTRWDGGLPQYPVGHLARAERIRTAVAALPGLAVCGALYDGVGIPACIASAGKAARAVTASMATPGTEH encoded by the coding sequence ATGCACGAAGCGGACACGCGTACGAACGGGGCGGGACGGCCGGGGCCGCCGCGTCATGTCGTCGTCATCGGCGGCGGCATCGCGGGCCTCGCGGCCGCCCACCGGCTCCTCGCCGACGGCCTGCGCGTCACCCTCCTGGAGGCCGGCCGGCGCCTCGGCGGCAAGCTGTACGCGGGCGAGCTCGCCGGAGCCCCCGTCGACCTCGGAGCCGAGTCCGTCCTCGCCCGCCGCCCCGAGGCCCTGGACCTCGCCCGGGCCGTCGGCCTCGGCGACGACCTCCAGCCCCCGGCCACCGCCACCGCCCGGCTCTGGACCCGCGGCGCCCTGCGCGACATGCCCCGGGGCCACGTCATGGGCGTCCCGGGCGACCCGGCCGCCCTCGCCGCCTCCGGAGTGCTGTCCGCCGAAGGCCTCGCCCGGATCGCCGCCGACACCACGCTCCCGCCCACCGAGGTCGGCGAGGACGTCGCCGTCGGCGAGTACGTCGCCGCCCGGATGGGCCGCGAGGTCGTGGACCGGCTGGTCGAACCGCTGCTCGGCGGGGTCTACGCCGGCGACGCCTACCGCATCTCGATGCGCGCCGCCGTCCCGGCCCTCTTCGACGCGGCGCGTGCCCACCCCACCCTGACCGGAGCCGTCCGCGCCCTCCAGGAGGGGGCCGCCGCCCGCGCGGCCGCCGAGCGGACCACCGTCACCGGCGCTGCCGCGTCGGGCGCCTTCTTCGCCGGGATCTCCGGCGGCATCGGCCGCCTCCCGCTCGCCGTCGCCGAAGCCTGCCGGGCCGCCGGAGCCCGCATCCTGACCGGCACCCCGGCGCGCGGCATCGCCCGTACGCCCCAGGGCTGGCGGATCACCACCGACGGCGAGGCACTCGAAGCCGACGGTGTGGTCCTCGCCACCCCGGCGGCCCCGGCCGCCCGGCTGCTCGACGCCCTCGCCCCCGCGGCCGCCGCCGGGCTGCGCGAGGTGGAGTACGCCTCCATGGCCCTGGTCACCCTGGCCTTCCGCCGCTGCGACCTGCCCCCGGCGATCGCCGACGGCACCGCCAGCGGCTTCCTCGTACCGCCCGTGGACGGCCGCACGATCAAGGCGTCCACCTTCTCCAGCAACAAGTGGGCCTGGGCCGGCGCCGACCCCGGGCTCTTCCTGCTGCGCACCTCAGTCGGCCGCCACGGCGACGAGGGCGACCTGAAGCGCGAGGACTCCGAACTCGTCGACGTCTCCCTCGCCGACCTCGGCGAGGCCGTCGGGCTGGCCGCCCGGCCGGTGGCCTCCACCGTCACCCGCTGGGACGGCGGCCTGCCGCAGTACCCCGTCGGCCACCTCGCCCGCGCCGAGCGCATCCGGACCGCCGTGGCCGCCCTGCCCGGCCTCGCGGTCTGCGGCGCCCTCTACGACGGGGTCGGGATCCCGGCCTGCATCGCGAGCGCCGGGAAGGCCGCGCGGGCGGTCACCGCCTCGATGGCCACCCCTGGCACCGAGCACTGA
- the hemQ gene encoding hydrogen peroxide-dependent heme synthase, protein MTAPEKIPNAGKKAKDLNEVIRYTLWSVFKLKDVLPEDRSGYADEVQELFDQLAAKDITVRGTYDVSGLRADADIMIWWHAETSDELQTAYNLFRRTKLGRALEPVWSNMALHRPAEFNKSHIPAFLADEVARDYVSVYPFVRSYDWYLLPDEDRRRMLADHGKMARGYPDVRANTVASFSLGDYEWLLAFEADELYRIVDLMRHLRASEARMHVREEVPFYTGRRKSVADLVAGLA, encoded by the coding sequence ATGACTGCACCAGAGAAGATTCCCAACGCGGGGAAGAAGGCGAAGGACCTCAACGAGGTCATCCGCTACACCCTGTGGTCCGTCTTCAAACTGAAGGACGTCCTGCCGGAGGACCGCAGCGGCTACGCCGACGAGGTCCAGGAGCTGTTCGACCAGCTCGCCGCGAAGGACATCACCGTCCGCGGCACCTACGACGTCTCCGGCCTGCGCGCCGACGCGGACATCATGATCTGGTGGCACGCCGAGACCTCGGACGAGCTGCAGACCGCCTACAACCTGTTCCGCCGGACCAAGCTGGGCCGCGCGCTGGAGCCGGTGTGGTCGAACATGGCCCTGCACCGCCCCGCCGAGTTCAACAAGTCGCACATCCCGGCCTTCCTGGCCGACGAGGTCGCCCGCGACTACGTCAGCGTCTACCCGTTCGTGCGCTCGTACGACTGGTACCTGCTGCCGGACGAGGACCGCCGCCGCATGCTCGCCGACCACGGCAAGATGGCCCGCGGCTACCCGGACGTGCGCGCCAACACCGTCGCCTCCTTCTCCCTGGGCGACTACGAGTGGCTGCTGGCCTTCGAGGCCGACGAGCTCTACCGCATCGTCGACCTCATGCGCCACCTGCGTGCCTCCGAGGCCCGGATGCACGTCCGCGAAGAGGTGCCCTTCTACACCGGGCGCCGCAAGTCCGTCGCCGATCTGGTGGCCGGGCTCGCCTGA
- a CDS encoding alpha/beta hydrolase codes for MRTTLARYGVASAALCLTLCAPAVPARASGGDPAADRLAAEDAGAELVARRAAAAAALRPVTGAAGAPAPGVRPAAGTRPTQGSRPVTRPMPRPPAAGGGGPLEFLPCPAVEELPDPVRCALLRVPLDYARPDGPQISLTVTRVPASGRGGAARQGALVFNPGGPGASGTYFPLLAGRPAWSRIAAAYDLVGYAPRGVGRSGPLTCQDPAELPQGPTQVPAEPSPAYKRERLAAARAYAEGCARHAGTALAQYTTLNNARDLDVLRAALGERRLSFFGASYGTYLGAVYATRHPDRVRRMVFDSVVDPDPRRVWYLDNLRQAGGFERRWADFRAWTARHHDVYGLGSTARAVQESYEKVRAAVARTPAGGVVGTGELQAAYLRAAYYDDVWPERAAALSAYLRGNPAPLTRLAARDPAWAQRAANATAVYTAVLCNDAPWPADWETWDRDNTELARRAPFETWANAFLNLPCAGWPVRERQRPVAVGAQPGARRLPGTLIVAAERDGATPYAGALELQRRLGAGAALVTERAAGSHGVAGGRNACVDRQVERYLLTGATPGWRVSCAPHPEPAPVTLDDGAASAPRALLPPLV; via the coding sequence ATGCGGACGACGCTCGCCCGGTACGGGGTCGCCTCGGCGGCCCTCTGCCTCACCCTGTGCGCCCCGGCCGTCCCGGCCCGGGCGAGCGGCGGGGACCCCGCGGCCGACCGGCTCGCCGCCGAGGACGCCGGGGCCGAGCTGGTCGCCCGCAGGGCAGCCGCCGCTGCCGCCCTGCGGCCGGTGACCGGCGCGGCCGGAGCCCCGGCACCGGGCGTCCGTCCGGCGGCCGGAACCCGCCCGACGCAGGGCAGCCGCCCCGTGACCCGCCCCATGCCCCGGCCGCCGGCGGCCGGGGGCGGCGGGCCGCTGGAGTTCCTGCCGTGTCCCGCCGTCGAGGAACTGCCCGATCCCGTCCGCTGCGCCCTCCTGCGGGTCCCGCTCGACTACGCCCGCCCGGACGGCCCGCAGATCTCCCTCACCGTCACCCGGGTCCCCGCCTCCGGCCGCGGGGGCGCCGCCCGGCAAGGTGCGCTGGTGTTCAACCCCGGCGGGCCCGGGGCCTCCGGGACGTACTTCCCGCTCCTGGCCGGGCGGCCCGCCTGGAGCCGGATCGCCGCCGCCTACGACCTGGTCGGCTACGCCCCGCGCGGGGTCGGCCGGTCCGGCCCGCTGACCTGCCAGGACCCCGCCGAGCTGCCGCAGGGGCCGACGCAGGTCCCGGCCGAGCCCTCCCCGGCGTACAAGCGGGAGCGGCTGGCGGCCGCCCGGGCCTACGCCGAAGGCTGCGCCCGGCACGCGGGGACGGCCCTGGCGCAGTACACCACCCTGAACAACGCCCGCGACCTCGACGTGCTGCGGGCCGCCCTCGGGGAGCGCCGGCTGAGCTTCTTCGGGGCCTCCTACGGCACCTATCTCGGCGCGGTGTACGCCACCCGCCACCCGGACCGGGTCCGGCGCATGGTGTTCGACTCGGTCGTCGACCCGGACCCGCGCCGCGTCTGGTACCTCGACAACCTCCGCCAGGCCGGGGGCTTCGAGCGCCGCTGGGCCGACTTCCGCGCCTGGACCGCCCGCCACCACGACGTGTACGGGCTGGGCAGCACCGCCCGGGCGGTGCAGGAGAGCTACGAGAAGGTCCGTGCGGCCGTGGCCCGCACCCCGGCGGGCGGGGTCGTCGGTACGGGCGAACTCCAGGCGGCCTACCTCCGGGCGGCGTACTACGACGACGTGTGGCCCGAGCGTGCCGCGGCCCTGTCCGCCTACCTCCGCGGGAACCCGGCCCCGCTCACCCGGCTGGCGGCCCGCGACCCGGCGTGGGCGCAGCGGGCGGCGAACGCGACGGCCGTCTACACGGCGGTGCTGTGCAACGACGCCCCCTGGCCGGCCGACTGGGAGACCTGGGACCGCGACAACACCGAACTGGCCCGCCGGGCCCCCTTCGAGACCTGGGCCAACGCCTTCCTGAACCTGCCCTGCGCCGGCTGGCCGGTGCGCGAGCGGCAGCGGCCGGTCGCGGTCGGGGCGCAGCCGGGGGCGCGCAGGCTGCCCGGCACGCTGATCGTGGCGGCGGAGCGGGACGGTGCGACGCCCTACGCGGGCGCGCTGGAGCTCCAGCGGCGCCTGGGCGCCGGGGCCGCGCTGGTGACGGAGCGGGCGGCGGGCAGCCACGGGGTGGCCGGCGGACGCAACGCGTGCGTGGACCGGCAGGTGGAGCGGTACCTGCTGACGGGGGCCACCCCGGGGTGGCGCGTGAGCTGTGCGCCGCATCCGGAGCCCGCACCGGTGACACTGGACGACGGGGCAGCGAGCGCTCCCAGGGCGCTGCTGCCGCCGCTCGTCTGA
- a CDS encoding purine-cytosine permease family protein, with amino-acid sequence MPERQAPGDRLAVERRTIEAVPDSERHGTPRSQFTLWFGANMQITAIVDGALSVVFGADALWAIPALLLGNLLGGIVMALHSAQGPRLGVPQMISSRAQFGVYGAVLPLLLVILMYLGFAATGSVLAGQAMSAMLHIGTDAGILLFGALTALVAVTGYRLIHIAGRIATVVGALGLGYLMVRLFTQYDVGAHVGAKGFEAATFLLAVGLGAGWQLTFGPYVADYSRYLPRDTSTRATFWSTFAGSVIGSQWAMTLGALTAAVAGKAFLPDQVGFLGRLAGPAFLAFLIYLVIVVGKLTVNCLNAYGGFMSILTTVTAFDRRSRVSPLVRAAYIVGFIAVSMVIALAASDDFLTNFKNFVLLLLTVFTPWSAINLVDYYLISRERVDIPALYDPAGRYGRWNAAALTCYLLGIAVQVPFLATKLYTGAITKKLDGADISWIVGLLATSALYWLWARRTANPPAATVHPAA; translated from the coding sequence ATGCCGGAGAGACAAGCGCCCGGGGACCGCCTCGCGGTGGAGAGACGGACCATCGAGGCGGTCCCGGACAGCGAGCGGCACGGTACGCCGCGCAGCCAGTTCACCCTCTGGTTCGGCGCCAACATGCAGATCACCGCCATCGTCGACGGCGCGCTGTCGGTCGTCTTCGGCGCCGACGCGCTCTGGGCGATACCCGCGCTGCTCCTCGGCAACCTGCTCGGCGGCATCGTCATGGCGCTGCACTCCGCGCAGGGACCGCGGCTGGGCGTACCTCAGATGATCTCCAGCCGGGCCCAGTTCGGGGTGTACGGCGCGGTCCTGCCGCTGCTGCTGGTGATCCTCATGTACCTCGGCTTCGCCGCGACCGGCAGCGTGCTGGCCGGGCAGGCGATGTCCGCGATGCTGCACATCGGGACGGACGCCGGGATCCTGCTCTTCGGAGCGCTGACCGCCCTGGTCGCGGTGACCGGCTACCGGCTCATCCACATCGCGGGCCGCATCGCCACCGTCGTCGGAGCGCTCGGACTCGGCTACCTGATGGTGCGGCTGTTCACGCAGTACGACGTCGGGGCGCACGTCGGCGCCAAGGGGTTCGAGGCGGCGACCTTCCTGCTCGCCGTGGGACTCGGGGCCGGCTGGCAGCTCACCTTCGGCCCCTACGTCGCCGACTACTCCCGCTACCTGCCCCGTGACACCAGCACCCGCGCGACGTTCTGGTCCACCTTCGCCGGCTCCGTCATCGGATCGCAGTGGGCCATGACGCTGGGGGCGCTCACCGCGGCCGTCGCGGGCAAGGCCTTCCTGCCCGACCAGGTGGGCTTCCTCGGCCGGCTGGCGGGCCCGGCGTTCCTCGCGTTCCTCATCTACCTGGTCATCGTGGTCGGCAAGCTGACCGTCAACTGCCTGAACGCGTACGGCGGCTTCATGTCGATCCTGACGACCGTCACCGCCTTCGACCGCCGCTCGCGCGTCTCGCCGCTGGTGCGCGCCGCCTACATCGTCGGCTTCATCGCCGTGTCCATGGTCATCGCGCTCGCCGCCAGCGACGACTTCCTGACCAACTTCAAGAACTTCGTGCTGCTGCTCCTGACCGTGTTCACGCCGTGGAGCGCGATCAACCTGGTGGACTACTACCTGATCTCCCGCGAGCGCGTCGACATCCCGGCCCTCTACGACCCGGCCGGCCGCTACGGCCGCTGGAACGCCGCCGCGCTGACCTGCTACCTCCTCGGCATCGCCGTGCAGGTCCCCTTCCTCGCCACCAAGCTGTACACGGGGGCGATCACCAAGAAGCTCGACGGCGCCGACATCTCGTGGATCGTCGGGCTGCTGGCCACCTCGGCCCTGTACTGGCTCTGGGCGCGGCGCACCGCCAACCCGCCGGCCGCGACCGTCCACCCGGCGGCTTAG
- a CDS encoding TIGR04222 domain-containing membrane protein, with protein sequence MNGLAAAVWAAVLLSSLGLLLGPRRARVAGTPEVHDLSEAAFLAGGPGAVVDAALVALLGDGRLVAGGPGIVHEGQRARGADPAERAVLSALRSAPSGWLYQVRYAAMVDPAVQEVGDALAARGMIAAPGTGRGRRRWGLVQAVVCAALIPVSLPVTFVAMALTQEAQLPFVLKVLPVLVAGIVAGAFGARRARRRVTPAGRGALRRARARHAADTAPAVRTALYGLKGLRDPGLRAQLVPAARGTRLAAAQARGRGRSSAGGSSHSSHSSHACGSSSDSVDLVPVVWCASGDGGSSGSGGCGGGSGCGSSGSSCGGGSGCGGSSSCSSGSSCSSGSSCSSGSSCSSGSSCSSGSSCSSSS encoded by the coding sequence GTGAACGGGCTGGCCGCAGCGGTCTGGGCCGCCGTCCTCCTGTCGAGTCTCGGGCTGCTGCTCGGGCCGCGGCGGGCGCGGGTGGCCGGGACGCCCGAGGTGCACGACCTGTCCGAGGCGGCGTTCCTGGCGGGCGGGCCCGGGGCGGTGGTGGACGCGGCGCTCGTCGCGCTGCTCGGGGACGGCCGGCTGGTGGCGGGCGGCCCGGGCATCGTCCACGAGGGCCAGCGGGCCCGGGGGGCGGACCCCGCCGAGCGGGCCGTGCTGTCGGCGCTGCGCTCCGCGCCGTCCGGGTGGCTCTACCAGGTGCGGTACGCCGCCATGGTGGACCCGGCCGTGCAGGAGGTGGGGGACGCCCTCGCCGCGCGCGGGATGATCGCGGCCCCCGGGACGGGGCGGGGGCGGCGGCGCTGGGGGCTGGTGCAGGCGGTGGTGTGCGCGGCGCTGATCCCGGTGTCGCTGCCGGTGACGTTCGTGGCGATGGCGCTGACGCAGGAGGCGCAGCTGCCGTTCGTGCTCAAGGTGCTGCCGGTGCTGGTGGCCGGCATCGTGGCGGGTGCGTTCGGCGCCAGGCGGGCGCGGCGGCGGGTGACCCCGGCGGGCCGGGGCGCGCTGCGGCGGGCGCGGGCGCGGCACGCCGCCGACACGGCCCCGGCGGTGCGGACCGCGCTGTACGGGCTGAAGGGGCTGCGGGATCCGGGGCTGCGGGCGCAGCTGGTGCCCGCGGCGCGCGGTACCCGGCTGGCCGCGGCCCAGGCGCGGGGGCGGGGGCGGTCGTCCGCCGGGGGCTCCTCGCACTCCTCGCATTCCTCGCATGCGTGCGGTTCCTCGTCGGATTCCGTCGATCTGGTCCCCGTGGTGTGGTGCGCCTCGGGCGACGGCGGGTCTTCGGGGTCCGGCGGCTGCGGCGGCGGTTCCGGGTGCGGGAGTTCCGGTTCGAGCTGCGGCGGCGGGTCGGGCTGCGGGGGGTCCTCCAGCTGTTCGAGCGGGTCGAGCTGTTCCAGCGGGTCCAGTTGCAGCAGCGGGTCCAGCTGTTCCAGCGGGTCCAGTTGCAGCAGCGGATCCAGCTGTTCCAGCAGCTCCTGA